One Heterodontus francisci isolate sHetFra1 chromosome 37, sHetFra1.hap1, whole genome shotgun sequence genomic window carries:
- the LOC137352051 gene encoding uncharacterized protein translates to MDRVQRDTMFKPLDKGGKRVPNIALILMTTFVCGCIKLCVDLQYANSRCHYMLRFYLSPVLRRMGLVTLSRNAPSSWTVPYHLSFVEKFLRKNTFDHQSIRQWAARNVLKALREKEMVDPVGWFPEQTAKVIWRNASSPELSNKHQDVAWLVVRKALPVRSFLHARSLTPSTQRPRGGCGGEETVAHLLLECVFAKQMWKEMQWFLFRFIPSSSVTQEFVLMLYGLFPGTHTEMTINCCWGTINSVKDALWSARNLLVFQRKELSTTECCRLAHSKVQDYVLRDALKLGAAAAKAQREKTTV, encoded by the coding sequence atggaccgggtccagagggacacaatgttcaaacctctggataagggcgggaaaagagtacccaacatcgccctcatcctgatgaccaccttcgtgtgcggctgcatcaagctgtgtgtagacctccagtacgcaaactccaggtgtcactacatgctgaggttctatctgtccccggtgttgcgaaggatgggcctggtcacattgtcgcggaacgctccatccagttggactgtgccataccacctatccttcgtggagaagtttctgcggaaaaacacctttgaccaccaatccatcaggcagtgggctgcacggaatgtcctcaaggccctacgggaaaaggagatggtggatcctgtcggatggttccccgagcagactgccaaagtcatttggcggaatgcctcatcaccagaactttcaaacaagcaccaagatgtagcttggctggtggtgagaaaagccctccccgtcagatccttcctgcacgcccgaagtctcaccccctctacaCAACGCCCTCGaggcggctgtggtggggaagagacggttgcccacctccttctggaatgtgtctttgcaaagcagatgtggaaagagatgcagtggtttttatttaggttcatcccaagcagctctgtaacacaggagtttgtgctcatgctctacgggctgttcccagggacgcacaccgagatgaccatcaactgctgctgggggactatcaattcggtgaaagacgccctttggtctgcccgaaacttgctggtcttccagcgcaaagagttgtccacaaccgaatgttgcagactggcacattccaaggtccaggactacgtgctgagggacgcactaaagcttggggcagccgcagcaaaagctcaacgggaaaagaccactgtgtaa